The proteins below come from a single Mustela nigripes isolate SB6536 chromosome 14, MUSNIG.SB6536, whole genome shotgun sequence genomic window:
- the EXTL1 gene encoding exostosin-like 1 isoform X3 — MQSWRRKSLWLALSASWLLVLLRVFPLLRLAVPARPRAGAPQGWPHWLDIELLQSFSQPGELPEDDPQPLPAPHGGSCDWGACFDVSKCRGGGLKVFAYPVAGPISDIQRGILASIESSRFGSVSPEEACLLLLLSLEAPAGECSPLPQQWNGGRNHLVLGLHPNFCPQTFQLGQAMVAKASPTVDTFRPGFDVALPLLPEAHPWRGGAPGQLGQHSPHPGVPLLALAEERGGWRTAGTESSACPRDGHCEQDHGPEQTHPGATLPNATFCLIPAHQPDALHFLQALQAGCIPVLLSPRWELPFSEVIDWTKAAIVADERLPFQVLAALQKMPPTRVLALRQQTQFLWDAYFSSVEKVIHTTLEIIQDRIFGAPAHPSLLWNSPPGALLALPTFSTSPSDFPFYHLQRGSRPAGRFSALIWVGAPGQPPVKLIQAVAGSQHCAQILVLWSSEKPPPSRWPRTAVPLTVLAGQRKASDRFFPHRALSTDAILSLDAQSSLTTSEVDFAFVVWQSFPERMVGFLTWSHFWDEARGGWGHTAEKANEFSMVLTSAAFYHRL, encoded by the exons ATGCAGTCGTGGAGAAGAAAGTCCCTCTGGCTGGCACTGTCGGCCTCTTGGCTCCTCGTCCTTCTGAGAGTCTTCCCCCTCCTCCGCCTGGCAGTGCCTGCCAGACCCCGGGCGGGTGCCCCCCAAGGCTGGCCCCACTGGCTGGACATAGAGCTCCTGCAGAGTTTCTCCCAGCCTGGGGAGCTCCCAGAAGATGATCCTCAACCTCTTCCAGCCCCCCATGGCGGCAGCTGCGACTGGGGAGCTTGCTTTGATGTCTCCAAGTGCAGGGGTGGTGGTCTCAAGGTGTTCGCGTACCCAGTGGCTGGACCGATCTCTGACATTCAGCGTGGGATCCTGGCTTCCATTGAGAGCTCCCGCTTCGGCTCCGTCAGCCCCGAGgaggcctgcctcctcctcctcctcagcctggAAGCCCCAGCTGGGGAGTGCAGCCCCTTGCCCCAGCAGTGGAACGGTGGAAGGAACCATCTGGTCCTCGGTCTCCACCCAAACTTCTGCCCCCAGACCTTCCAACTGGGACAGGCGATGGTGGCCAAGGCCAGCCCCACAGTGGACACCTTCCGGCCTGGCTTTGACGTGGCCCTCCCGCTTCTCCCCGAAGCCCACCCATGGCGAGGTGGGGCCCCTGGCCAGCTGGGACAGCACAGCCCCCACCCTGGGGTGCCCCTGCTAGCcctggcagaggagaggggcgGGTGGCGCACGGCAGGCACTGAGTCCTCTGCCTGCCCCCGGGATGGGCACTGTGAGCAGGACCACGGACCTGAGCA GACCCACCCTGGGGCAACGCTCCCCAATGCTACCTTCTGCCTCATCCCTGCCCACCAACCTGACGCCTTGCACTTCCTCCAAGCCCTGCAG GCCGGCTGTATCCCTGTGCTTCTCAGCCCTCGGTGGGAGCTGCCCTTCTCCGAGGTCATCGATTGGACCAAGGCGGCCATCGTGGCTGATGAGAGGCTCCCATTTCAG GTCCTCGCTGCCCTCCAGAAGATGCCCCCCACCCGGGTCCTTGCCCTGCGTCAGCAGACCCAGTTTCTGTGGGATGCCTACTTCTCCTCAGTGGAGAAGGTCATCCATACCACTCTGGAG ATTATTCAGGACCGGATCTTTGGAGCACCTGCTCACCCCTCGCTCCTGTGGAACAGCCCTCCAGGCGCCCTCCTGGCCCTGCCCACTTTTTCTACAAGCCCCTCGGACTTCCCCTTCTACCACCTACAGCGGG GCTCTCGGCCTGCTGGCAGGTTCAGTGCCCTGATTTGGGTGGGGGCCCCAGGCCAGCCCCCAGTGAAGCTCATCCAGGCGGTGGCAGGCTCCCAGCATTGTGCCCAG ATCCTGGTTCTCTGGAGCAGTGAGAAGCCACCCCCTTCCAGGTGGCCCAGGACAGCAGTGCCCTTGACAGTGCTGGCCGGGCAGAGGAAG GCCAGCGACCGCTTCTTCCCGCACCGAGCCCTCAGCACGGATGCCATCCTCAGCCTCGACGCACAGAGCAGTCTTACCACAAGCGAG GTGGACTTCGCTTTTGTGGTATGGCAGAGCTTCCCGGAGCGGATGGTGGGTTTCCTGACATGGAGCCACTTCTGGGATGAGGCCCGGGGTGGCTGGGGCCACACTGCCGAGAAGGCCAACGAGTTCTCCATGGTTCTCACATCAGCTGCCTTCTACCACAG GCTCTAA
- the EXTL1 gene encoding exostosin-like 1 isoform X2, with product MQSWRRKSLWLALSASWLLVLLRVFPLLRLAVPARPRAGAPQGWPHWLDIELLQSFSQPGELPEDDPQPLPAPHGGSCDWGACFDVSKCRGGGLKVFAYPVAGPISDIQRGILASIESSRFGSVSPEEACLLLLLSLEAPAGECSPLPQQWNGGRNHLVLGLHPNFCPQTFQLGQAMVAKASPTVDTFRPGFDVALPLLPEAHPWRGGAPGQLGQHSPHPGVPLLALAEERGGWRTAGTESSACPRDGHCEQDHGPEQTHPGATLPNATFCLIPAHQPDALHFLQALQVLAALQKMPPTRVLALRQQTQFLWDAYFSSVEKVIHTTLEIIQDRIFGAPAHPSLLWNSPPGALLALPTFSTSPSDFPFYHLQRGSRPAGRFSALIWVGAPGQPPVKLIQAVAGSQHCAQILVLWSSEKPPPSRWPRTAVPLTVLAGQRKASDRFFPHRALSTDAILSLDAQSSLTTSEVDFAFVVWQSFPERMVGFLTWSHFWDEARGGWGHTAEKANEFSMVLTSAAFYHRYYHTLFTHSLPKALRTLADEAPSCVDILMNSLVAAVTKLPPIKVPYGKQRLEASPPLAPGDPDPQPPAQDCINQMVAEFGYMPLVSSRLRLDPVLFKDPVSVLRKKYRSLEKP from the exons ATGCAGTCGTGGAGAAGAAAGTCCCTCTGGCTGGCACTGTCGGCCTCTTGGCTCCTCGTCCTTCTGAGAGTCTTCCCCCTCCTCCGCCTGGCAGTGCCTGCCAGACCCCGGGCGGGTGCCCCCCAAGGCTGGCCCCACTGGCTGGACATAGAGCTCCTGCAGAGTTTCTCCCAGCCTGGGGAGCTCCCAGAAGATGATCCTCAACCTCTTCCAGCCCCCCATGGCGGCAGCTGCGACTGGGGAGCTTGCTTTGATGTCTCCAAGTGCAGGGGTGGTGGTCTCAAGGTGTTCGCGTACCCAGTGGCTGGACCGATCTCTGACATTCAGCGTGGGATCCTGGCTTCCATTGAGAGCTCCCGCTTCGGCTCCGTCAGCCCCGAGgaggcctgcctcctcctcctcctcagcctggAAGCCCCAGCTGGGGAGTGCAGCCCCTTGCCCCAGCAGTGGAACGGTGGAAGGAACCATCTGGTCCTCGGTCTCCACCCAAACTTCTGCCCCCAGACCTTCCAACTGGGACAGGCGATGGTGGCCAAGGCCAGCCCCACAGTGGACACCTTCCGGCCTGGCTTTGACGTGGCCCTCCCGCTTCTCCCCGAAGCCCACCCATGGCGAGGTGGGGCCCCTGGCCAGCTGGGACAGCACAGCCCCCACCCTGGGGTGCCCCTGCTAGCcctggcagaggagaggggcgGGTGGCGCACGGCAGGCACTGAGTCCTCTGCCTGCCCCCGGGATGGGCACTGTGAGCAGGACCACGGACCTGAGCA GACCCACCCTGGGGCAACGCTCCCCAATGCTACCTTCTGCCTCATCCCTGCCCACCAACCTGACGCCTTGCACTTCCTCCAAGCCCTGCAG GTCCTCGCTGCCCTCCAGAAGATGCCCCCCACCCGGGTCCTTGCCCTGCGTCAGCAGACCCAGTTTCTGTGGGATGCCTACTTCTCCTCAGTGGAGAAGGTCATCCATACCACTCTGGAG ATTATTCAGGACCGGATCTTTGGAGCACCTGCTCACCCCTCGCTCCTGTGGAACAGCCCTCCAGGCGCCCTCCTGGCCCTGCCCACTTTTTCTACAAGCCCCTCGGACTTCCCCTTCTACCACCTACAGCGGG GCTCTCGGCCTGCTGGCAGGTTCAGTGCCCTGATTTGGGTGGGGGCCCCAGGCCAGCCCCCAGTGAAGCTCATCCAGGCGGTGGCAGGCTCCCAGCATTGTGCCCAG ATCCTGGTTCTCTGGAGCAGTGAGAAGCCACCCCCTTCCAGGTGGCCCAGGACAGCAGTGCCCTTGACAGTGCTGGCCGGGCAGAGGAAG GCCAGCGACCGCTTCTTCCCGCACCGAGCCCTCAGCACGGATGCCATCCTCAGCCTCGACGCACAGAGCAGTCTTACCACAAGCGAG GTGGACTTCGCTTTTGTGGTATGGCAGAGCTTCCCGGAGCGGATGGTGGGTTTCCTGACATGGAGCCACTTCTGGGATGAGGCCCGGGGTGGCTGGGGCCACACTGCCGAGAAGGCCAACGAGTTCTCCATGGTTCTCACATCAGCTGCCTTCTACCACAG aTACTACCACACCCTCTTCACCCACTCCCTGCCCAAGGCTCTAAGAACCCTGGCAGATGAAGCACCCAGCTGTGTGGACATCCTGATGAACTCCCTGGTAGCAGCAGTCACCAAGCTGCCCCCTATCAAGGTGCCCTATGGGAAGCAGCGTCTGGAGGCCAGCCCTCCCCTG GCGCCTGGGGACCCAGACCCGCAGCCGCCGGCCCAGGACTGCATCAATCAGATGGTGGCCGAGTTTGGCTACATGCCTCTGGTCTCCTCTCGCCTTCGTCTGGACCCAGTACTGTTCAAGGACCCGGTCTCGGTGCTGCGCAAGAAGTACCGCAGCCTGGAGAAGCCCTAG
- the EXTL1 gene encoding exostosin-like 1 isoform X1, with translation MQSWRRKSLWLALSASWLLVLLRVFPLLRLAVPARPRAGAPQGWPHWLDIELLQSFSQPGELPEDDPQPLPAPHGGSCDWGACFDVSKCRGGGLKVFAYPVAGPISDIQRGILASIESSRFGSVSPEEACLLLLLSLEAPAGECSPLPQQWNGGRNHLVLGLHPNFCPQTFQLGQAMVAKASPTVDTFRPGFDVALPLLPEAHPWRGGAPGQLGQHSPHPGVPLLALAEERGGWRTAGTESSACPRDGHCEQDHGPEQTHPGATLPNATFCLIPAHQPDALHFLQALQAGCIPVLLSPRWELPFSEVIDWTKAAIVADERLPFQVLAALQKMPPTRVLALRQQTQFLWDAYFSSVEKVIHTTLEIIQDRIFGAPAHPSLLWNSPPGALLALPTFSTSPSDFPFYHLQRGSRPAGRFSALIWVGAPGQPPVKLIQAVAGSQHCAQILVLWSSEKPPPSRWPRTAVPLTVLAGQRKASDRFFPHRALSTDAILSLDAQSSLTTSEVDFAFVVWQSFPERMVGFLTWSHFWDEARGGWGHTAEKANEFSMVLTSAAFYHRYYHTLFTHSLPKALRTLADEAPSCVDILMNSLVAAVTKLPPIKVPYGKQRLEASPPLAPGDPDPQPPAQDCINQMVAEFGYMPLVSSRLRLDPVLFKDPVSVLRKKYRSLEKP, from the exons ATGCAGTCGTGGAGAAGAAAGTCCCTCTGGCTGGCACTGTCGGCCTCTTGGCTCCTCGTCCTTCTGAGAGTCTTCCCCCTCCTCCGCCTGGCAGTGCCTGCCAGACCCCGGGCGGGTGCCCCCCAAGGCTGGCCCCACTGGCTGGACATAGAGCTCCTGCAGAGTTTCTCCCAGCCTGGGGAGCTCCCAGAAGATGATCCTCAACCTCTTCCAGCCCCCCATGGCGGCAGCTGCGACTGGGGAGCTTGCTTTGATGTCTCCAAGTGCAGGGGTGGTGGTCTCAAGGTGTTCGCGTACCCAGTGGCTGGACCGATCTCTGACATTCAGCGTGGGATCCTGGCTTCCATTGAGAGCTCCCGCTTCGGCTCCGTCAGCCCCGAGgaggcctgcctcctcctcctcctcagcctggAAGCCCCAGCTGGGGAGTGCAGCCCCTTGCCCCAGCAGTGGAACGGTGGAAGGAACCATCTGGTCCTCGGTCTCCACCCAAACTTCTGCCCCCAGACCTTCCAACTGGGACAGGCGATGGTGGCCAAGGCCAGCCCCACAGTGGACACCTTCCGGCCTGGCTTTGACGTGGCCCTCCCGCTTCTCCCCGAAGCCCACCCATGGCGAGGTGGGGCCCCTGGCCAGCTGGGACAGCACAGCCCCCACCCTGGGGTGCCCCTGCTAGCcctggcagaggagaggggcgGGTGGCGCACGGCAGGCACTGAGTCCTCTGCCTGCCCCCGGGATGGGCACTGTGAGCAGGACCACGGACCTGAGCA GACCCACCCTGGGGCAACGCTCCCCAATGCTACCTTCTGCCTCATCCCTGCCCACCAACCTGACGCCTTGCACTTCCTCCAAGCCCTGCAG GCCGGCTGTATCCCTGTGCTTCTCAGCCCTCGGTGGGAGCTGCCCTTCTCCGAGGTCATCGATTGGACCAAGGCGGCCATCGTGGCTGATGAGAGGCTCCCATTTCAG GTCCTCGCTGCCCTCCAGAAGATGCCCCCCACCCGGGTCCTTGCCCTGCGTCAGCAGACCCAGTTTCTGTGGGATGCCTACTTCTCCTCAGTGGAGAAGGTCATCCATACCACTCTGGAG ATTATTCAGGACCGGATCTTTGGAGCACCTGCTCACCCCTCGCTCCTGTGGAACAGCCCTCCAGGCGCCCTCCTGGCCCTGCCCACTTTTTCTACAAGCCCCTCGGACTTCCCCTTCTACCACCTACAGCGGG GCTCTCGGCCTGCTGGCAGGTTCAGTGCCCTGATTTGGGTGGGGGCCCCAGGCCAGCCCCCAGTGAAGCTCATCCAGGCGGTGGCAGGCTCCCAGCATTGTGCCCAG ATCCTGGTTCTCTGGAGCAGTGAGAAGCCACCCCCTTCCAGGTGGCCCAGGACAGCAGTGCCCTTGACAGTGCTGGCCGGGCAGAGGAAG GCCAGCGACCGCTTCTTCCCGCACCGAGCCCTCAGCACGGATGCCATCCTCAGCCTCGACGCACAGAGCAGTCTTACCACAAGCGAG GTGGACTTCGCTTTTGTGGTATGGCAGAGCTTCCCGGAGCGGATGGTGGGTTTCCTGACATGGAGCCACTTCTGGGATGAGGCCCGGGGTGGCTGGGGCCACACTGCCGAGAAGGCCAACGAGTTCTCCATGGTTCTCACATCAGCTGCCTTCTACCACAG aTACTACCACACCCTCTTCACCCACTCCCTGCCCAAGGCTCTAAGAACCCTGGCAGATGAAGCACCCAGCTGTGTGGACATCCTGATGAACTCCCTGGTAGCAGCAGTCACCAAGCTGCCCCCTATCAAGGTGCCCTATGGGAAGCAGCGTCTGGAGGCCAGCCCTCCCCTG GCGCCTGGGGACCCAGACCCGCAGCCGCCGGCCCAGGACTGCATCAATCAGATGGTGGCCGAGTTTGGCTACATGCCTCTGGTCTCCTCTCGCCTTCGTCTGGACCCAGTACTGTTCAAGGACCCGGTCTCGGTGCTGCGCAAGAAGTACCGCAGCCTGGAGAAGCCCTAG
- the SLC30A2 gene encoding proton-coupled zinc antiporter SLC30A2 isoform X1, whose amino-acid sequence MWGLMEPTERQHLVDARVGARSYTGSLWQEGTGWIPLSPSGLDLQAIDLVTESNHYCHAQKGPGNHFDPKKERARRQLYVASAICLVFMIGEVVGGYLAHSLAVMTDAAHLLTDFASMLVSLFSLWMSSRPATKTMNFGWQRAEILGALLSVLSIWVVTGVLVFLAVERLISGDYEIKGGTMLITSGCAVAVNIIMGLTLHPSGHWHSHDPSQQQENPSVRAAFIHVIGDFLQSIGILVAAYILYFKPEYKYVDPICTFLFSILVLGTTLTILRDVILVLMEGTPKGVDFTAVRDLLLSVEGVEALHSLHIWALTVAQPVLSVHIAIECRWPGCAEGSQHPPAGQVPLPHHDHPDRRLLRGNEGLSGMPRPLGLTAWPGASGGMDRTCSRCG is encoded by the exons GTCTTACACGGGATCTCTGTGGCAGGAGGGGACTGGCTGGATCCCTCTGTCCCCATCTGGCCTGGACTTGCAGGCCATTGATCTAGTCACTGAGAGTAATCATTACTGTCATGCCCAGAAGGGTCCTGGCAATCACTTCGACCCCAAGAAGGAGCGGGCCCGGCGACAGCTTTATGTGGCTTCTGCCATCTGCTTGGTGTTCATGATTGGGGAAGTCGTTG GTGGGTACCTAGCTCACAGCTTGGCGGTCATGACTGATGCAGCCCACTTGCTCACTGACTTTGCCAGCATGCTGGTCagcctcttttctctctggatgtCCTCCCGACCAGCCACCAAGACGATGAACTTCGGCTGGCAGCGAGCTG AGATCCTGGGAGCCCTGCTCTCTGTACTGTCCATCTGGGTCGTGACTGGAGTGCTGGTGTTCCTGGCGGTGGAGAGGCTAATCTCTGGGGACTATGAGATCAAAGGGGGGACCATGCTGATCACATCGGGCTGTGCTGTGGCGGTGAATATCAT AATGGGGTTGACTCTTCACCCGTCTGGCCACTGGCACAGCCACGACCCCAGCCAGCAGCAAGAGAACCCCAGTGTCCGAGCTGCCTTTATCCACGTGATTGGAGACTTTCTGCAGAGCATAGGCATCTTGGTGGCAGCCTATATTTTATACTTCAAG CCAGAGTACAAGTACGTAGACCCCATCTGTaccttcctcttctccatcctGGTCTTGGGGACAACCTTGACCATTCTGAGAGATGTGATCCTGGTGCTGATGGAAG GGACCCCCAAGGGTGTGGACTTCACGGCTGTCCGGGACCTGCTGCTGTCGGTGGAAGGGGTGGAAGCCTTGCACAGCCTGCACATTTGGGCCCTGACCGTGGCCCAGCCTGTGCTGTCTGTCCACATCGCCATCG AATGCAGATGGCCAGGCTGTGCTGAAGGCAGCCAGCACCCGCCTGCAGGGCAAGTTCCACTTCCACACCATGACCATCCAGATCGAAGACTACTCCGAGGAAATGAAGGACTGTCAGGCATGCCAAGGCCCCTCGGACTGACTGCCTGGCCAGGTGCCAGCGGAGGCATGGACAGGACCTGCAGCCGCTGCGGCTGA
- the SLC30A2 gene encoding proton-coupled zinc antiporter SLC30A2 isoform X2 — translation MWGLMEPTERQHLVDARVGARSYTGSLWQEGTGWIPLSPSGLDLQAIDLVTESNHYCHAQKGPGNHFDPKKERARRQLYVASAICLVFMIGEVVGGYLAHSLAVMTDAAHLLTDFASMLVSLFSLWMSSRPATKTMNFGWQRAEILGALLSVLSIWVVTGVLVFLAVERLISGDYEIKGGTMLITSGCAVAVNIIMGLTLHPSGHWHSHDPSQQQENPSVRAAFIHVIGDFLQSIGILVAAYILYFKPEYKYVDPICTFLFSILVLGTTLTILRDVILVLMEGTPKGVDFTAVRDLLLSVEGVEALHSLHIWALTVAQPVLSVHIAIAQNADGQAVLKAASTRLQGKFHFHTMTIQIEDYSEEMKDCQACQGPSD, via the exons GTCTTACACGGGATCTCTGTGGCAGGAGGGGACTGGCTGGATCCCTCTGTCCCCATCTGGCCTGGACTTGCAGGCCATTGATCTAGTCACTGAGAGTAATCATTACTGTCATGCCCAGAAGGGTCCTGGCAATCACTTCGACCCCAAGAAGGAGCGGGCCCGGCGACAGCTTTATGTGGCTTCTGCCATCTGCTTGGTGTTCATGATTGGGGAAGTCGTTG GTGGGTACCTAGCTCACAGCTTGGCGGTCATGACTGATGCAGCCCACTTGCTCACTGACTTTGCCAGCATGCTGGTCagcctcttttctctctggatgtCCTCCCGACCAGCCACCAAGACGATGAACTTCGGCTGGCAGCGAGCTG AGATCCTGGGAGCCCTGCTCTCTGTACTGTCCATCTGGGTCGTGACTGGAGTGCTGGTGTTCCTGGCGGTGGAGAGGCTAATCTCTGGGGACTATGAGATCAAAGGGGGGACCATGCTGATCACATCGGGCTGTGCTGTGGCGGTGAATATCAT AATGGGGTTGACTCTTCACCCGTCTGGCCACTGGCACAGCCACGACCCCAGCCAGCAGCAAGAGAACCCCAGTGTCCGAGCTGCCTTTATCCACGTGATTGGAGACTTTCTGCAGAGCATAGGCATCTTGGTGGCAGCCTATATTTTATACTTCAAG CCAGAGTACAAGTACGTAGACCCCATCTGTaccttcctcttctccatcctGGTCTTGGGGACAACCTTGACCATTCTGAGAGATGTGATCCTGGTGCTGATGGAAG GGACCCCCAAGGGTGTGGACTTCACGGCTGTCCGGGACCTGCTGCTGTCGGTGGAAGGGGTGGAAGCCTTGCACAGCCTGCACATTTGGGCCCTGACCGTGGCCCAGCCTGTGCTGTCTGTCCACATCGCCATCG CTCAGAATGCAGATGGCCAGGCTGTGCTGAAGGCAGCCAGCACCCGCCTGCAGGGCAAGTTCCACTTCCACACCATGACCATCCAGATCGAAGACTACTCCGAGGAAATGAAGGACTGTCAGGCATGCCAAGGCCCCTCGGACTGA
- the SLC30A2 gene encoding proton-coupled zinc antiporter SLC30A2 isoform X3, with protein sequence MWGLMEPTERQHLVDARVGARSYTGSLWQEGTGWIPLSPSGLDLQAIDLVTESNHYCHAQKGPGNHFDPKKERARRQLYVASAICLVFMIGEVVGGYLAHSLAVMTDAAHLLTDFASMLVSLFSLWMSSRPATKTMNFGWQRAEILGALLSVLSIWVVTGVLVFLAVERLISGDYEIKGGTMLITSGCAVAVNIIMGLTLHPSGHWHSHDPSQQQENPSVRAAFIHVIGDFLQSIGILVAAYILYFKPEYKYVDPICTFLFSILVLGTTLTILRDVILVLMEGTPKGVDFTAVRDLLLSVEGVEALHSLHIWALTVAQPVLSVHIAIGPE encoded by the exons GTCTTACACGGGATCTCTGTGGCAGGAGGGGACTGGCTGGATCCCTCTGTCCCCATCTGGCCTGGACTTGCAGGCCATTGATCTAGTCACTGAGAGTAATCATTACTGTCATGCCCAGAAGGGTCCTGGCAATCACTTCGACCCCAAGAAGGAGCGGGCCCGGCGACAGCTTTATGTGGCTTCTGCCATCTGCTTGGTGTTCATGATTGGGGAAGTCGTTG GTGGGTACCTAGCTCACAGCTTGGCGGTCATGACTGATGCAGCCCACTTGCTCACTGACTTTGCCAGCATGCTGGTCagcctcttttctctctggatgtCCTCCCGACCAGCCACCAAGACGATGAACTTCGGCTGGCAGCGAGCTG AGATCCTGGGAGCCCTGCTCTCTGTACTGTCCATCTGGGTCGTGACTGGAGTGCTGGTGTTCCTGGCGGTGGAGAGGCTAATCTCTGGGGACTATGAGATCAAAGGGGGGACCATGCTGATCACATCGGGCTGTGCTGTGGCGGTGAATATCAT AATGGGGTTGACTCTTCACCCGTCTGGCCACTGGCACAGCCACGACCCCAGCCAGCAGCAAGAGAACCCCAGTGTCCGAGCTGCCTTTATCCACGTGATTGGAGACTTTCTGCAGAGCATAGGCATCTTGGTGGCAGCCTATATTTTATACTTCAAG CCAGAGTACAAGTACGTAGACCCCATCTGTaccttcctcttctccatcctGGTCTTGGGGACAACCTTGACCATTCTGAGAGATGTGATCCTGGTGCTGATGGAAG GGACCCCCAAGGGTGTGGACTTCACGGCTGTCCGGGACCTGCTGCTGTCGGTGGAAGGGGTGGAAGCCTTGCACAGCCTGCACATTTGGGCCCTGACCGTGGCCCAGCCTGTGCTGTCTGTCCACATCGCCATCG GGCCCGAGTGA